The proteins below are encoded in one region of Candidatus Hydrogenedentota bacterium:
- the efp gene encoding elongation factor P — translation MSISTADFRNGLVVESDKGLMEIVEFQHVKPGKGPAFVRTKFKYLLTGRVIEQTYRSGEKFEEARVESQTWQYLYHDGDLYHFMHTETYEQLGLNPDLVGDNANWIKENSNVVIMFHNGKAIALTVPLSVELTITKSDPGIQGDRSSGGTKPATLETGVTIQVPLFLEEGNVVKVDTRTGKYLERINA, via the coding sequence ATGAGCATCAGCACTGCCGATTTTCGTAATGGTCTGGTCGTAGAGAGCGACAAGGGCCTGATGGAAATTGTAGAGTTCCAGCACGTAAAACCGGGTAAAGGCCCCGCCTTCGTCCGCACCAAGTTCAAGTACCTGTTGACCGGCCGGGTGATCGAGCAGACCTACCGTTCCGGCGAGAAATTTGAAGAAGCCCGAGTGGAATCCCAAACGTGGCAGTACCTGTACCACGATGGCGATCTCTACCATTTCATGCATACCGAGACCTACGAACAGTTGGGGCTCAACCCCGATCTGGTGGGCGACAACGCCAACTGGATCAAAGAGAACTCGAACGTCGTCATCATGTTTCACAACGGCAAGGCGATTGCGCTGACGGTGCCGCTGAGCGTGGAGTTGACCATTACCAAGTCCGACCCCGGCATCCAGGGCGACCGTTCTTCCGGTGGCACCAAGCCGGCCACGCTCGAAACGGGCGTGACCATTCAGGTGCCGCTGTTTCTGGAAGAAGGAAACGTGGTGAAGGTGGATACGCGCACCGGGAAATACCTGGAACGCATCAACGCGTAG
- a CDS encoding acetyl-CoA carboxylase biotin carboxyl carrier protein: MDLNELKELISLLEDSKLSELEIEEEGRRIRLTKQSETYVAMPAPVQMQAPMAAPAPSVAPSTPFGSANESKEPSLADQGLVAVTSPMVGTFYLSPAPGEPAFVEPGDRVSADQTICIVEAMKIMNEVAAKVAGIVERILVENGEPVEFGQPLFAIRPS; this comes from the coding sequence GTGGATCTAAACGAACTTAAAGAACTTATCAGCTTGCTGGAAGACTCCAAGCTGTCCGAATTGGAAATCGAAGAGGAAGGTCGCCGCATCCGGCTGACCAAGCAGTCCGAGACGTACGTGGCGATGCCCGCGCCGGTGCAGATGCAGGCCCCGATGGCCGCGCCCGCACCTTCGGTCGCGCCCTCGACGCCCTTTGGCTCCGCCAATGAATCCAAGGAGCCGTCCCTTGCGGACCAGGGTCTGGTGGCGGTCACCTCGCCCATGGTGGGCACCTTCTACCTCAGCCCGGCCCCCGGCGAGCCTGCCTTTGTCGAGCCTGGTGATCGCGTCAGCGCGGATCAGACGATCTGCATTGTGGAAGCCATGAAGATCATGAACGAAGTCGCGGCCAAGGTCGCCGGCATCGTGGAACGCATCCTGGTGGAAAACGGGGAGCCGGTCGAGTTTGGCCAGCCCCTGTTCGCCATCCGACCGTCCTGA
- the accC gene encoding acetyl-CoA carboxylase biotin carboxylase subunit — MLRRILIANRGEIAVRVIRACREMGITSIAVYSTADEDSLHAALADESICIGPPEPGKSYLNIPAIISAAEITDAQGIHPGYGFLSESPKFASICKDCNIKFIGPSPEAISLSGDKAACRKAVAAAGVPIVPGSDGLIEDPDKILELAKKIGYPLLVKAAAGGGGKGMRIAHNDATLKHSITMASNEAEAAFGDGGVYLEKFVDNARHVEVQILADEHGRIVTFGERECSIQRRHQKLIEEAPSVALSSSLRAKMCKAALKAAKAIGYTNAGTVEFLLAPNGQFYFIEFNARIQVEHPVTEQVTGFDLVREQLRVASGEPLGYSSVKVTGHAIEARVYAEDPERNFMPSPGVIKSCHMPGGPGVRVDSHLFAGYEVPRYYDSLLAKVIATGKDRDQAIERLGGALDEFIVEGVSTTAKLCARIVRGDRFRRGDLGPDLLDEYLPKHN, encoded by the coding sequence ATGCTGCGACGCATTTTGATTGCCAACCGGGGCGAGATCGCCGTCCGCGTAATTCGGGCCTGCCGGGAGATGGGGATTACCTCCATCGCCGTCTACTCGACCGCCGACGAAGACTCGCTCCATGCGGCCCTGGCCGATGAGAGCATCTGTATCGGCCCGCCGGAACCCGGCAAAAGCTACCTCAATATTCCCGCCATTATCTCGGCGGCCGAGATTACGGATGCCCAGGGTATCCATCCGGGCTACGGCTTCCTTTCCGAGAGCCCGAAGTTTGCAAGTATCTGCAAAGATTGCAATATCAAGTTCATCGGGCCCAGTCCCGAGGCGATTTCACTGAGTGGCGACAAGGCCGCGTGCCGCAAGGCGGTGGCGGCGGCGGGCGTGCCCATTGTGCCCGGCAGTGACGGGCTGATCGAGGATCCGGACAAGATCCTGGAGCTGGCGAAAAAGATCGGCTACCCGTTGCTGGTGAAGGCGGCGGCGGGCGGCGGCGGCAAGGGCATGCGTATCGCCCACAACGACGCGACGCTCAAGCATTCCATCACCATGGCGTCCAACGAGGCCGAGGCGGCGTTTGGCGACGGCGGCGTATATCTGGAAAAGTTCGTGGATAATGCGCGCCATGTGGAAGTCCAGATTCTGGCGGACGAGCACGGCCGGATCGTGACCTTCGGCGAGCGCGAGTGCAGTATCCAGCGGCGCCACCAGAAGCTGATCGAAGAAGCGCCCTCGGTGGCGTTGAGCAGCTCCCTGCGGGCGAAGATGTGCAAGGCGGCGCTGAAGGCGGCGAAGGCCATCGGCTACACGAATGCCGGCACGGTGGAGTTTCTGCTTGCGCCCAACGGCCAGTTTTATTTTATCGAGTTTAACGCGCGTATCCAGGTGGAGCACCCGGTGACCGAGCAGGTGACCGGTTTCGATCTGGTTCGGGAGCAACTCCGGGTCGCCTCGGGCGAGCCGCTGGGTTACAGCTCCGTGAAGGTCACGGGGCATGCGATTGAGGCTCGGGTATATGCCGAGGATCCCGAGCGTAACTTCATGCCGAGTCCGGGCGTGATCAAGAGCTGTCATATGCCGGGCGGGCCGGGTGTCCGGGTGGATTCCCACCTCTTCGCCGGGTACGAAGTGCCCCGCTATTATGATTCTCTGCTGGCGAAAGTTATCGCCACGGGGAAAGACCGCGATCAGGCCATCGAGCGTTTAGGCGGCGCTCTGGATGAGTTCATTGTGGAAGGGGTCAGCACGACGGCGAAGCTGTGTGCCCGGATCGTCCGGGGCGACCGTTTCCGTCGGGGTGACCTGGGTCCCGACCTGTTGGACGAGTATCTCCCCAAGCACAACTAA
- the hisF gene encoding imidazole glycerol phosphate synthase subunit HisF: protein MLAKRIIPCLDVADGRVVKGVQFLGLRDAGDPVEIARRYDEEGADELVFLDIQASTDNRNTMLDVVSRTSEEVFMPLCVGGGIRTLEDIRRLLEAGADKVSINTPAIQDPDFVNQASSRFGSQCIVVAIDAKKLEDGSYIVKSHGGREGGRATALEPIAWAKEVESRGAGEILLTCMDADGTRNGYDIAMTRAVAEAVGIPVIASGGAGNLEHLRAALVEGKADAALAASIFHFREHTIQEARDYLAKHGVAVRS, encoded by the coding sequence ATGCTAGCTAAACGTATCATTCCCTGTCTCGATGTGGCCGATGGCCGCGTCGTCAAAGGGGTTCAGTTTCTCGGTCTGCGCGATGCGGGCGACCCGGTTGAGATTGCCCGTCGCTATGACGAAGAAGGGGCCGACGAACTGGTTTTCCTCGATATCCAGGCGTCGACGGACAACCGGAACACCATGCTGGACGTTGTTTCGCGGACCTCGGAAGAGGTCTTCATGCCCCTCTGCGTCGGCGGCGGCATCCGTACCCTGGAAGACATCCGACGGTTGCTTGAAGCCGGTGCGGACAAGGTCTCCATCAACACCCCGGCCATTCAGGATCCCGATTTCGTGAATCAGGCATCCTCGCGCTTTGGTTCCCAGTGCATCGTGGTCGCTATCGACGCGAAGAAGCTCGAAGACGGCTCCTATATCGTGAAGAGCCACGGCGGCCGGGAAGGGGGGAGGGCCACGGCACTTGAGCCCATCGCCTGGGCAAAGGAAGTGGAATCCCGGGGGGCGGGGGAGATCCTCCTCACCTGTATGGACGCCGACGGCACGCGCAATGGCTACGATATCGCCATGACCCGCGCCGTGGCCGAAGCCGTGGGCATTCCCGTCATCGCCAGCGGCGGAGCGGGCAATCTGGAGCACCTCCGCGCCGCGCTGGTGGAGGGCAAAGCCGATGCCGCCCTGGCCGCGTCCATTTTCCATTTTCGCGAGCACACCATCCAGGAAGCGCGAGACTATCTCGCAAAACACGGCGTGGCTGTGCGTTCCTGA
- a CDS encoding methyltransferase domain-containing protein: MNWKVKAALLKGFDALPGGARTYRYLQSHLGRISDKPEGRLPMFSEMAQWLIDAGRPIAGATYFEVGTGHLPTVPVCLSLLGAQQVITVDLYPRLDYRAFAGLLNRLAADRVAYERQLAVFAPPPEILKERFELLARFKDRPREFMERAGIVYLAPCDAANTGLAAATVDCHLSVTVFEHVPQDVIAGIMREAKRILKDTGLAIHFIDPSDHFQHQDPSIGRSNFLRYSEKEWHRIAGNQFAYTNRLRRSDLVRLFEDAGFDILRQFNGVDPAGIPDDFPLDASFSGYDREDLCTITVRLLAAKRSGSGAGSATAT; encoded by the coding sequence ATGAACTGGAAGGTTAAGGCGGCCCTGCTGAAGGGATTTGATGCGTTACCGGGGGGAGCCCGCACCTACCGGTACTTGCAAAGCCATCTGGGGCGCATCAGTGACAAGCCCGAGGGGCGCCTTCCCATGTTCAGCGAGATGGCGCAGTGGTTGATAGACGCAGGGCGTCCCATCGCCGGGGCGACGTATTTTGAAGTGGGGACGGGGCACCTGCCCACTGTGCCGGTGTGTTTGAGTCTTCTTGGTGCTCAGCAAGTCATCACCGTGGATCTTTATCCGCGGCTGGACTACCGGGCATTTGCGGGGTTGCTGAATCGGTTAGCGGCGGACAGGGTTGCTTACGAGCGACAATTGGCGGTTTTTGCCCCCCCCCCAGAAATATTGAAGGAGCGGTTTGAGCTGCTCGCCCGGTTCAAGGATCGCCCGCGCGAATTCATGGAGCGCGCCGGTATCGTATATCTGGCGCCCTGTGATGCCGCCAACACGGGACTGGCCGCCGCAACGGTGGACTGCCATCTCTCCGTAACGGTGTTTGAGCATGTGCCCCAGGACGTGATCGCGGGAATTATGCGTGAGGCGAAACGCATCTTGAAGGACACGGGTCTCGCCATCCACTTCATTGATCCAAGCGATCATTTTCAACATCAGGATCCATCCATAGGGCGGTCGAATTTTCTGCGCTATTCCGAGAAGGAGTGGCATCGTATCGCGGGGAATCAATTCGCCTACACCAATCGCTTGAGGCGCTCCGATTTGGTCAGGCTTTTCGAGGATGCCGGGTTCGATATTCTACGGCAATTCAATGGGGTCGATCCGGCTGGAATTCCGGATGATTTTCCGCTCGACGCGTCGTTTTCCGGATATGATCGCGAGGATCTCTGCACGATCACGGTTCGGCTTCTTGCCGCGAAACGTTCCGGTTCCGGGGCGGGTTCCGCGACTGCAACTTGA
- the hisI gene encoding phosphoribosyl-AMP cyclohydrolase, whose product MTLDDLLKYDDKGLVCAVIQHHENGQVLMVGYMNRESLSITLKEKKACFWSRSRQTLWLKGETSGNVLHVKEIRIDCDGDALVLKCDPVGPTCHTNETSCFYRRVNDDESLTLAGDGVATK is encoded by the coding sequence ATGACCCTCGATGATCTGCTCAAATACGACGACAAGGGCCTGGTCTGCGCCGTCATACAGCACCACGAAAATGGCCAGGTCCTTATGGTGGGCTATATGAATCGCGAGTCCCTCTCGATCACGCTGAAAGAGAAGAAGGCCTGTTTCTGGTCCCGTTCCCGCCAGACGCTATGGCTCAAGGGCGAGACTTCCGGCAACGTGCTTCACGTGAAGGAAATACGCATCGATTGCGACGGCGATGCACTCGTCCTGAAATGCGATCCCGTCGGCCCCACGTGTCACACCAATGAAACAAGCTGCTTTTATCGGCGCGTGAACGATGACGAAAGCCTCACCCTCGCGGGGGATGGCGTCGCCACGAAATAG
- the trpE gene encoding anthranilate synthase component I: MIHPSLSDFKAVARPGALVPVFREILADLETPVSAYMKIAQGQEHAFLLESVEQAGSLGRYSFIGANPSVIFHAKGKDVTVIRGGVAESFAAEKPLRELRKIMAAYTPVELEGLPPFHGGAVGYLSYDQVRFFETLPDDNPDTLNLPDLYFVITDTILIFDHGSNVIKIVSNVHVDDDAEAAYAQGLRKIEELETRLKAPLADAQVHPTPSALSNDIQSNFTREAFCDIVRRAKEYICAGDIFQVVLSQRFNRPVTAHPVTLYRALRSINPSPYMLLMQFPGFSLVGSSPEVMTRVEKGVAMVRPIAGTRPRGKTPEEDKAHELDLLADEKEIAEHVMLLDLGRNDIGRISKPGTVAPVPGKRMVIERYSHVMHIVSEVAGQLQSDCDAFDALEATFPMGTVSGAPKIRAMEIIDELETERRGPYAGGCGYISFSGEMDTCILIRTMVVKEGMAYCQAGAGIVYDSDPDREYEETQNKAKALFRAVEFAEKGLES; this comes from the coding sequence ATGATACATCCATCGTTGTCAGACTTTAAGGCCGTTGCCCGTCCCGGCGCGCTGGTGCCCGTTTTTCGGGAGATCCTCGCCGATCTGGAGACGCCGGTCTCGGCCTATATGAAAATTGCCCAGGGCCAGGAGCACGCGTTCCTGCTGGAGAGCGTGGAGCAGGCGGGATCGCTCGGGCGCTACTCCTTCATTGGTGCGAATCCTTCGGTCATCTTCCATGCCAAGGGCAAGGATGTGACGGTAATCCGGGGCGGGGTGGCGGAGAGTTTCGCGGCGGAAAAACCGCTGCGGGAACTCCGCAAGATTATGGCGGCGTACACCCCGGTGGAACTCGAAGGCTTGCCGCCCTTTCACGGCGGAGCCGTAGGCTATCTCTCCTATGATCAGGTGCGGTTCTTCGAAACACTGCCGGACGACAATCCAGACACGCTGAATCTGCCCGATCTTTATTTCGTAATCACGGACACGATCCTGATTTTCGATCACGGCAGCAATGTGATCAAGATCGTGTCGAACGTCCATGTGGATGATGACGCCGAGGCGGCCTATGCCCAGGGACTTCGGAAGATCGAGGAGCTGGAAACGCGCCTGAAGGCTCCGCTGGCGGACGCCCAGGTTCACCCCACGCCCAGCGCGCTTTCAAACGACATCCAGTCCAACTTCACCCGCGAGGCCTTCTGCGATATCGTGCGCCGGGCGAAAGAATACATCTGCGCGGGCGACATCTTTCAGGTGGTGCTTTCCCAGCGCTTCAATCGGCCCGTGACGGCGCACCCGGTGACCCTCTACCGGGCGCTGCGGTCCATCAATCCCTCGCCCTACATGCTGCTCATGCAGTTCCCGGGCTTTTCCCTGGTGGGGTCCAGCCCGGAAGTGATGACGCGGGTGGAGAAGGGTGTTGCCATGGTGCGGCCGATCGCCGGTACGCGCCCGCGCGGTAAGACACCGGAGGAGGACAAGGCCCACGAGCTGGATCTGCTGGCGGACGAGAAGGAGATCGCTGAGCACGTGATGTTGCTCGATCTCGGACGCAATGACATCGGGCGTATCAGCAAGCCCGGCACGGTGGCGCCGGTACCCGGCAAGCGCATGGTGATCGAGCGCTACTCCCACGTCATGCACATCGTCAGCGAAGTGGCGGGTCAGCTTCAGTCGGACTGCGACGCCTTCGACGCGCTGGAGGCTACCTTTCCCATGGGCACGGTGAGCGGCGCGCCGAAGATTCGCGCGATGGAAATCATTGACGAACTCGAGACGGAACGCCGCGGGCCCTATGCGGGCGGCTGCGGTTACATCAGCTTTTCCGGCGAGATGGACACGTGCATCCTGATCCGCACGATGGTGGTGAAGGAGGGGATGGCCTACTGCCAGGCGGGCGCGGGTATCGTCTACGACAGCGATCCCGACCGGGAGTACGAGGAAACCCAGAACAAGGCCAAGGCGCTTTTCCGCGCCGTGGAGTTTGCGGAGAAAGGCCTCGAATCATGA
- a CDS encoding aminodeoxychorismate/anthranilate synthase component II gives MIVLIDNYDSFTYNLVQYFGEQVDDVRVFRNDAITVDEVRALNPDHIVVSPGPCTPNEAGISVELIEKLGKDFPILGVCLGHQSIGQAYGGNVIRAERIMHGKISQMYHTGHPLFAEIESPFDATRYHSLIIERSSCPDCLEIIAETDAGEIMAVAHREHPVWGLQFHPESILTGCGKQIIKNFLKLGSAR, from the coding sequence ATGATCGTCCTCATCGACAACTACGATTCCTTCACTTACAACCTCGTGCAGTACTTCGGTGAACAGGTGGATGACGTGCGCGTATTCCGCAACGACGCCATCACGGTGGACGAGGTGCGCGCCTTGAATCCTGATCACATTGTGGTATCGCCGGGGCCGTGCACGCCGAATGAAGCGGGCATCTCGGTCGAACTCATTGAGAAACTCGGCAAGGACTTCCCTATTCTTGGCGTGTGCCTCGGCCATCAGAGCATCGGTCAGGCCTATGGCGGCAACGTGATCCGCGCGGAGCGGATCATGCACGGCAAGATCAGCCAGATGTATCACACGGGCCATCCACTCTTTGCCGAGATCGAGTCGCCCTTCGACGCCACGCGCTATCACTCGCTGATCATCGAGCGGAGCAGTTGTCCCGATTGCCTGGAGATCATCGCCGAGACCGACGCGGGGGAGATCATGGCAGTGGCCCATCGCGAGCACCCGGTGTGGGGGCTTCAGTTTCATCCGGAGAGCATACTGACGGGATGCGGCAAGCAGATCATCAAGAATTTCCTGAAATTGGGTTCGGCGCGCTAA
- a CDS encoding integration host factor subunit beta, producing MTKRQLVISVAEHLGITQNEVSDVVQTTLETITEALAAGDRLEIRNFGVFEVKVRDARQGRNPRTGESVPISEKRIPIFKPGKALKEWVEKADPTAKAPSIADPGPDDDSPDGDSGGRAAF from the coding sequence GTGACGAAGCGTCAGCTCGTGATAAGCGTTGCGGAACATTTGGGTATCACCCAGAATGAAGTTTCCGACGTGGTTCAAACCACGCTGGAGACGATCACCGAGGCTCTGGCCGCGGGTGACCGTCTGGAGATCCGCAATTTCGGCGTTTTCGAGGTGAAGGTGCGCGATGCCCGTCAGGGCCGTAATCCTCGCACGGGCGAGTCGGTGCCGATTTCCGAGAAGCGCATTCCCATCTTCAAGCCGGGCAAGGCATTGAAGGAGTGGGTGGAAAAGGCCGATCCGACCGCGAAGGCCCCCTCAATCGCCGATCCGGGGCCGGACGACGATTCCCCCGACGGGGATTCGGGCGGGCGCGCCGCATTCTGA
- the tatC gene encoding twin-arginine translocase subunit TatC has translation MDEKDVLVSDEELRMSFTEHLGELRDRLIRSAIAVAICAVICYLASDQIFEILAGPIKIMEREIAGVDVLPEPEKAPEGSGETAAPVESPPAEPEVTDPAEIVKSVAEGHPVWLTVNTDDSLLLRLKIVGKTIEDIRVQAKAAQGGLDASWTVLNPMEPLIVTFKIAGYGGLFLAMPYVLYQLCAFIFPGLHPKERKAAQYLIAGCTVLAFAGVCVAYFGVFPFVLPYLAQFVPEDVNVQLRMNETISMIVLGLLGFGIAFQFPMVVLILVYMGVLSPDTLRQYRKIVIVGLAVVSAMLTPPDPVSMTLMLVPLYLLYEGSIWVSYLVIRSQKKAAAKDA, from the coding sequence ATGGATGAAAAGGATGTTCTCGTGTCCGACGAAGAATTACGCATGAGCTTTACCGAGCATCTGGGCGAGCTCCGGGATCGCCTCATTCGCTCCGCAATCGCCGTCGCCATCTGTGCGGTTATTTGCTATCTGGCCTCCGATCAGATTTTCGAGATTCTTGCCGGCCCCATCAAGATCATGGAGCGCGAGATTGCCGGCGTTGATGTGCTGCCGGAGCCGGAGAAGGCGCCGGAAGGGAGCGGCGAGACGGCCGCGCCTGTCGAGTCGCCACCGGCGGAGCCCGAGGTGACGGATCCGGCCGAGATCGTGAAGTCCGTGGCCGAAGGTCATCCGGTATGGCTCACGGTGAATACCGATGATTCGCTCTTGCTCCGCTTGAAGATCGTGGGCAAGACTATAGAGGATATCCGTGTTCAGGCCAAGGCGGCCCAGGGTGGGCTGGACGCGAGCTGGACGGTGCTCAATCCCATGGAGCCGCTCATCGTCACCTTCAAGATCGCGGGCTACGGCGGACTCTTCCTGGCCATGCCCTATGTGCTGTATCAGTTGTGCGCCTTCATTTTTCCGGGATTGCACCCCAAAGAGCGCAAGGCGGCCCAGTATCTCATTGCGGGGTGCACCGTGCTGGCCTTTGCGGGCGTCTGCGTGGCCTACTTCGGGGTGTTTCCCTTCGTGCTGCCCTACCTGGCGCAGTTCGTCCCGGAGGATGTAAACGTCCAGTTGCGGATGAACGAGACGATATCCATGATCGTGCTGGGCCTGCTGGGCTTCGGCATCGCCTTCCAGTTTCCCATGGTGGTGCTGATCCTGGTCTATATGGGCGTGTTGTCGCCCGACACCCTGCGCCAGTACCGGAAGATTGTTATTGTGGGGCTTGCGGTGGTCTCCGCCATGCTGACCCCGCCCGATCCGGTATCGATGACGCTCATGCTGGTGCCGCTCTACCTGCTTTATGAGGGAAGTATCTGGGTGTCCTATCTTGTAATTCGCAGCCAGAAAAAAGCGGCGGCGAAGGACGCCTGA
- the tatB gene encoding twin-arginine translocase subunit TatB gives MMGIGFTEMIVIAGIALVVIGPEKFPDFAKLVIRTVRDLRGYMDEMKTEVAKELKPLKKEMDALSKIDPEKYIDSLTADVPAKPAVSPNLPVNAEDQKVMAESQAFGEDAYPWRGGEEGLNAGPAASVPPEGTVSYGSDVSAEIAPDAESPVDEVAADVDLDPDLEALSHREETSSTGEPDVWTGR, from the coding sequence ATGATGGGTATTGGATTTACCGAAATGATCGTGATCGCCGGCATCGCGCTGGTCGTAATCGGCCCCGAGAAGTTTCCCGACTTCGCGAAGCTGGTCATTCGCACGGTCCGGGACCTGCGCGGCTACATGGATGAGATGAAGACGGAAGTGGCCAAGGAATTGAAGCCGCTGAAGAAGGAGATGGATGCCCTTTCCAAGATCGATCCGGAGAAGTATATCGATTCTCTCACGGCGGACGTTCCCGCGAAACCGGCCGTGAGCCCGAACTTGCCGGTGAACGCCGAGGACCAGAAAGTCATGGCGGAGTCTCAGGCCTTTGGCGAGGATGCCTATCCCTGGCGCGGCGGGGAGGAGGGGCTGAACGCGGGGCCGGCCGCCAGTGTGCCCCCGGAAGGCACGGTGAGCTATGGCAGCGACGTTTCAGCCGAGATCGCGCCCGACGCGGAAAGCCCTGTGGATGAGGTGGCTGCGGATGTTGACCTCGACCCGGATCTGGAGGCCCTGAGCCACCGGGAAGAAACGAGCAGCACAGGCGAACCCGACGTGTGGACTGGACGTTGA
- a CDS encoding recombinase family protein has product MSTEATLEVESGDGSGRLTHGAKVKRGQLTSVQQGRYGTGPAPYGYRRGLEGEKPLVVDDREAEVVRMIFREYLVTRSTGKVVNYLHTKNIFTRKGNKWSRQAIAIILSNRTYRGRVSYGELETEGLHEPIIEPALFYKANALKERKRRQAKGQPPLTATPKKPGSFRWLVS; this is encoded by the coding sequence ATGAGTACAGAAGCAACTTTGGAAGTAGAAAGCGGCGACGGATCGGGTCGATTGACCCACGGCGCCAAAGTGAAGCGAGGTCAACTGACTTCGGTTCAACAAGGCCGCTATGGCACGGGGCCCGCGCCCTATGGCTATCGGCGGGGTTTGGAAGGCGAGAAGCCGCTGGTGGTCGATGATCGGGAAGCGGAGGTCGTGCGTATGATCTTCCGTGAATATCTCGTAACCCGCAGCACTGGAAAAGTGGTGAACTACCTCCACACCAAGAATATCTTCACGCGCAAAGGAAATAAGTGGTCGCGTCAGGCCATCGCGATCATCCTTTCCAACCGCACCTACCGCGGGCGCGTGAGCTACGGCGAACTGGAAACGGAAGGGCTGCACGAGCCAATTATCGAGCCGGCGCTGTTCTACAAGGCAAACGCCCTCAAAGAACGCAAGCGCCGCCAGGCCAAGGGACAGCCCCCCCTTACCGCGACACCGAAGAAGCCGGGAAGTTTCCGCTGGCTGGTCTCCTGA
- a CDS encoding GntR family transcriptional regulator yields MLSNIDIHSSVAVYLQIENHVQFAITAKRLNPGDQLPSVRELSERLEVNPNTVAKAYRDLEVMGLLYTRRGKGVFVKDGIENRCREECLNRIVARMHEVMVEARVAGISNALATEIVAASLASDSGPYGATPPSILKLAKKASKKS; encoded by the coding sequence ATGCTATCCAACATCGACATCCACAGCAGTGTCGCCGTCTACCTCCAGATCGAGAACCACGTGCAATTTGCCATTACGGCAAAAAGGCTCAACCCCGGTGACCAGCTCCCCTCCGTCCGCGAGCTCTCCGAGCGCCTCGAGGTCAACCCGAACACCGTGGCCAAGGCCTATCGCGATCTCGAAGTCATGGGACTCCTCTACACCCGCCGTGGAAAAGGCGTCTTCGTGAAAGACGGTATCGAGAACCGCTGCCGGGAAGAATGCCTCAACCGCATCGTGGCCCGCATGCACGAAGTCATGGTTGAAGCCCGCGTTGCCGGTATCAGCAATGCGCTCGCCACGGAAATCGTCGCCGCGAGCCTCGCCAGCGACTCCGGTCCCTATGGCGCCACGCCGCCGAGCATCCTGAAGTTGGCCAAGAAGGCTTCCAAGAAGTCCTGA